A section of the Saccopteryx leptura isolate mSacLep1 chromosome 6, mSacLep1_pri_phased_curated, whole genome shotgun sequence genome encodes:
- the POU4F3 gene encoding POU domain, class 4, transcription factor 3: protein MMAMNTKQPFGMHPVLQEPKFSSLHSGSEAMRRVCLPAPQLQGNIFGSFDESLLARAEALAAVDIVSHGKNHPFKPDATYHTMSSVPCTSTSSTVPISHPAALTSHPHHAVHQGLEGDLLEHISPTLSVSGLGAPEHSVMPAQIHPHHLGAMGHLHQAMGMSHPHAVAPHTAMPACLSDVESDPRELEAFAERFKQRRIKLGVTQADVGAALANLKIPGVGSLSQSTICRFESLTLSHNNMIALKPVLQAWLEEAEAAYREKNSKPELFNGSERKRKRTSIAAPEKRSLEAYFAIQPRPSSEKIAAIAEKLDLKKNVVRVWFCNQRQKQKRMKYSAVH, encoded by the exons ATGATGGCCATGAACACTAAGCAGCCTTTCGGCATGCACCCGGTGCTTCAAGAACCCAAATTCTCCAGCTTGCACTCCGGCTCCGAGGCCATGCGCCGAGTCTGTCTCCCAGCCCCGCAG CTGCAGGGTAATATATTTGGAAGCTTTGATGAGAGCCTGCTGGCACGCGCTGAAGCTCTGGCAGCGGTGGATATCGTCTCCCACGGCAAGAACCATCCGTTCAAGCCCGACGCCACCTACCATACCATGAGTAGCGTGCCCTGCACGTCCACTTCGTCCACAGTGCCCATCTCCCACCCGGCCGCGCTCACCTCGCACCCGCACCACGCGGTGCACCAGGGCCTCGAAGGCGACCTGCTAGAGCACATCTCGCCCACGCTGAGCGTCAGCGGCTTGGGCGCCCCCGAGCACTCGGTGATGCCCGCGCAGATCCACCCGCACCACCTGGGCGCCATGGGCCACCTGCACCAGGCCATGGGCATGAGTCACCCACACGCCGTGGCGCCTCACACCGCCATGCCCGCGTGCCTCAGCGACGTGGAGTCGGACCCACGAGAGCTGGAGGCCTTCGCGGAGCGCTTTAAGCAGCGGCGCATCAAGCTGGGGGTGACTCAGGCGGACGTGGGCGCGGCTCTAGCCAACCTCAAGATCCCCGGCGTAGGCTCGCTCAGCCAGAGCACCATCTGCAGGTTCGAGTCTCTCACTCTCTCGCACAACAACATGATCGCGCTCAAGCCTGTCCTCCAGGCCTGGCTGGAGGAAGCCGAGGCTGCCTACCGCGAGAAAAACAGCAAGCCGGAGCTCTTCAACGGCAGTGAGCGGAAGCGCAAACGCACATCCATCGCGGCCCCGGAGAAGCGCTCACTCGAGGCCTACTTTGCCATTCAGCCGCGGCCCTCATCCGAGAAGATCGCAGCCATCGCGGAGAAACTGGACCTTAAAAAGAACGTGGTGAGGGTCTGGTTCTGcaaccagagacagaaacagaaacgaATGAAATATTCGGCTGTTCACTGA